The DNA segment AAAGCCATAAAGCTAAGTGATGCTTCGGTAGTCTCACCGCTGTTGGCAATTAAAATTCCGGTATTGGCAATGATATCTGTCTTTATGTTTAATGCCGAATTTACCTTAATGCAATGGCTGTCTATTTTATTTATTCTGCTTATCGCGTGGCGGTTTTCAGCGCTGTCAGGAAAAATAGCAATGAAGCCGCTTTTACTGGTTCTGGCGGCAAGTGTCGGTTATAGCTTTGCTGATATGGCCATTGCACAGTTTTCAAAAGAGATCATTCAGTCAAACCCTTTTGAGCAGTCGGTGGTGACTATTTCTATTAACTATTTTATCTGCGGATTGGGGAGTCTATTTTTAATGCCTGTAAAAGGCGTTACTTTTAAAATGGCCTACCAAGTGAAATGGGTTGCGATAGCATGGTTAATTGCCGTGGTATTTTTGTTGGTTGGGTTCAACATGAGCGGTGTCGTCACAGGAAATGTTATCCAATCTTTACGAGGCGTGATTGGTGTTCTGCTTGCGTTTTTCTTTTTTAGGCATCAGATCCATCAGTCTAAAGTTCTTTGGCAGAAAAAATTATTTGGTGCCGCGATGATGTTTGTCGCTGTTGGCACCTTTTATCTTTAGTATGTGATACGTTAGCAAAGTTTGCTTAACCAAACATTTTGTCGAAAGGTAAGTAGATGAGGTTGCCCATGACAAGAATTATTTGGCTGATAAAGGTGAGTACCATACCTTTTTTTCTGTTGCCAAAGTTTTCGTTAAGAATCCCTGTCCCATGAAGAATTCGGCCCAATAATAGCGCTACTCCGCACAAGTGCAACAGATAAATATTGCCGCCATTTAGCTCTAAAAGAATCATTAAAACTAATGTTATAGGGATGGTTTCCGATGCATTACCGTGAGCCGAGCGGGCTATCTGAAGTTCTTTTACTCCTCCGTCTGCATACGCTATTTTTCCGGATTGGCGTTGTTTAATCACCTTAACGGTTAACCAAATTATTAACAGCATAAGTAGAGAGGCATATAGCGCAGTAATCATTGTTCATTCCATTATCTAAATCTTCAATAGAACTCTAGAGTAAAGGAGTTTGATTCTTATTTCTCATTTTTTCAATGCGCTACACTATGGCTGTTCTGTGTATTTGGTTAGCATCTGGCGTTTTTACTATTGCCAAAAGTGTTTTTGGACCTCTTTTTCTGCCTGCAATTTGTCTAGTCCAATGTCGGATAGTTGGTGCTCGGAGAGCTCGTTCAGTGCCTGTCGACTACAAGCATTGTGGTGCCATTTCTTTATCAAGGTGAAGAAATTCTTAAGCGAAACTTGCGCACTAAGACGGTTGTAATTGAGTGATGAATTTGTGTGAATAGTCATAAATACTCCTTGAACATGGTGGACTTCATGGTCAATACTCAATTAATGTGCTCGTTCTGACAAACGATAGAAATCGACATTGAGTTAAGGAGAACTTAAGTGAAAGATAAATTGCCTCCCCTACAAGGCCTGTTTTATTTTTATGTTGCTGCAGAAAAAGGCAGTTTTAAATTAGCCGCTGAGCAGTTGTTTGTTAGTGCAGCGGCAATCAGTCAACAAGTACGTCAGTTAGAAGAATGGTTAGATTGTGAGTTATTTGTGCGACAACACAGAAAAGTTTTGTTGACGACCGAAGGCGAGACGCTTTTTCAGTCAGCCAAGAAAGGGTTCGCTCACCTGCAAGATGGCGTCAGAAACCTAAACCAAGATCCAGAGCCCGGTAGATTGTCAATTTCAACCCATCCGACTTTCGCCCAACATTGGTTGATTCCGCGTATTAATCATTTTCGATCTCTCTACCCTCAGTTATCGTTATTGGTGGATCCGAAAAATGAGCTGGTTAACTTTCAAGATGGTTTAGTGGATATCTGTATTCGTTATGGTCACGGCCAATACGCTAATGTTGAATCCGTTTGGTTGATGGACGAAATTTTATACCCTGTTTGTCACCCCAGTTATCAACAGAAGCATCAACTATTTGATGTGACTAATCTATCTAAAGTAGACTTAATTGAAGATGTATGGCCGGATATGAACTGGTCAATATGGTTTGAAACGATGCAGCTTTCTACTGGGCATGCTTCCATTGAATATGACGGTTCGCAATTTGTAATGGAAGGGGCATTGTCAGCGCAAGGCGTTGCCTTAGTCAAACATAGCTTGGCTAATCGATATTTACGTGAGGGGAACTTGGTGCGTATCGGTGATAAAGCGGTAAAGTCTCGATACAGTTATTATCTTTGTGCACCTAAAGGGTACTTTCGTCGTGAAAAGATTCGTTCATTTGTTGACTGGATTCAACAACAGGTGCAAGAGTTCAAACAAAACGACGCGGAAGGTATCAACCTTCTTGATCTGCCACCGGAAAAGGATGGCGTGATTGACCTCAAAAAACCCTAGCCTTATCTAACTTGAGATAAGGCTGCGTATACAATTATTACCTAACTGAGCTACAGAAACTAACATCCGATTCATTGGTTTCTGGGTTGAAGCTATGGTAAAGCTCGAAGCATGGGCCGTCGCCCATCTCTATCCCTAGATCAACGATTTGGGCGATGTGTTCGTTCCACGCCGGTCCGTATTGGGACATGTCAGTGATCTGTTTTCGCAACGTGGCATAGCGGCCCCCGACAAATAGTTGTTTTTCTACCGTTCCTGCTACTTTTACATTCTCTGGAACCAATAAGCCAATATCCGTTCGGCACTTTTCCGCCGGCGTTATTTCAGGGTTGTCGTGGTAGATGAATATACAAGTAGCGTCTGCGACGCCTTCGGAGTTCGCCCAACCATAAAGGGCGTCTAGCGCGGGCTTGTAGTTCTCACCGTAAGGTCCAGTGACTCGAACGTAAGCTAAGGTTCCTTGGTCAAATTGTTGCTTAATCATGTTTATTCTCCTCTGTGTCGTGTGAGAAGAATTATAGGAAGTGTTTTCGACTAAGTCGTTTCCGTTTTTGCTGTGTGCGTTTCCTATCTTGCTCTTTCGAAGAACCTGAGAAAAAATGGTGAGATTGGTGCACTCACGAACTTCACTGGGGGAAAGATCAAAATGTTTGCGAAATGCTTTCGCGAAGTTTTGGGAACTGGAAAACCCTTGCTCTAAGGCGACGTCAATAATAGGTGGTTTGTTATAGAAAAGGTCGTGTGCTGCTTTTTGTAATCGAAGACGACGCAGAAATTCATTTAATGTTTCCCCAGTAACACTTTTGAAAACTCGGTGGAAGTGATAGGGGGAAAGTGCGGCTAGTTTAGCCACCTCCACTAAATTCAGCGGCACATTGTAATTTTGTTCTAAAAAACGAATAACGGGCTTCAGTTTGGTTTGGTAATCCGTTCTCATTTGGGTCTCTTTATAACAATAAATGATAGTGTAAGTGTACAATTTACTGTGTTTTTGTACAGTTAAAATCATTCGGTTCGTTAAATGCCTTCCCGATAATGCTTAGGTGCAACGTTGAAATACTTACTGAATTGATTCGAAAACTCATACTGTGATGCGTAGCCTAGATCTGCTGCGATAACCGAGATACGTTTTTTGGTCGATCTTAAAAGACGACAAGCCTCATCCATTCGTTTTCTGATCAAATATTCTTTTGGAGAGACACCAATGTGTTTTTTAAATGTCTTTCGAAATTTTTCGTAGCCCCAGCCTTTATCTGCGCAGTACGC comes from the Vibrio sp. DW001 genome and includes:
- a CDS encoding EamA family transporter; the encoded protein is MIFGFIASFLAAFFQATNYILTQRCQQNFNIDGVKLLIAVHVTIGVFAAYPVLFMGYWRLIEPSQTLDILLINLPYLFAQYMLIKAIKLSDASVVSPLLAIKIPVLAMISVFMFNAEFTLMQWLSILFILLIAWRFSALSGKIAMKPLLLVLAASVGYSFADMAIAQFSKEIIQSNPFEQSVVTISINYFICGLGSLFLMPVKGVTFKMAYQVKWVAIAWLIAVVFLLVGFNMSGVVTGNVIQSLRGVIGVLLAFFFFRHQIHQSKVLWQKKLFGAAMMFVAVGTFYL
- a CDS encoding MAPEG family protein; the encoded protein is MITALYASLLMLLIIWLTVKVIKQRQSGKIAYADGGVKELQIARSAHGNASETIPITLVLMILLELNGGNIYLLHLCGVALLLGRILHGTGILNENFGNRKKGMVLTFISQIILVMGNLIYLPFDKMFG
- a CDS encoding DUF1127 domain-containing protein, which produces MTIHTNSSLNYNRLSAQVSLKNFFTLIKKWHHNACSRQALNELSEHQLSDIGLDKLQAEKEVQKHFWQ
- a CDS encoding LysR substrate-binding domain-containing protein translates to MKDKLPPLQGLFYFYVAAEKGSFKLAAEQLFVSAAAISQQVRQLEEWLDCELFVRQHRKVLLTTEGETLFQSAKKGFAHLQDGVRNLNQDPEPGRLSISTHPTFAQHWLIPRINHFRSLYPQLSLLVDPKNELVNFQDGLVDICIRYGHGQYANVESVWLMDEILYPVCHPSYQQKHQLFDVTNLSKVDLIEDVWPDMNWSIWFETMQLSTGHASIEYDGSQFVMEGALSAQGVALVKHSLANRYLREGNLVRIGDKAVKSRYSYYLCAPKGYFRREKIRSFVDWIQQQVQEFKQNDAEGINLLDLPPEKDGVIDLKKP
- a CDS encoding helix-turn-helix domain-containing protein produces the protein MRTDYQTKLKPVIRFLEQNYNVPLNLVEVAKLAALSPYHFHRVFKSVTGETLNEFLRRLRLQKAAHDLFYNKPPIIDVALEQGFSSSQNFAKAFRKHFDLSPSEVRECTNLTIFSQVLRKSKIGNAHSKNGNDLVENTSYNSSHTTQRRINMIKQQFDQGTLAYVRVTGPYGENYKPALDALYGWANSEGVADATCIFIYHDNPEITPAEKCRTDIGLLVPENVKVAGTVEKQLFVGGRYATLRKQITDMSQYGPAWNEHIAQIVDLGIEMGDGPCFELYHSFNPETNESDVSFCSSVR